A window from Theobroma cacao cultivar B97-61/B2 chromosome 3, Criollo_cocoa_genome_V2, whole genome shotgun sequence encodes these proteins:
- the LOC108661118 gene encoding uncharacterized protein LOC108661118 — protein MCCALTWTAHRLRQYILYHTTWLIAKLDPIKYIFEKPSLSSRVTRWQVLSEYDIVYVSQKAIKGSAIADFLAKMVEEDYEPMEFEFPDEDLMSVCQTNEEESEEKENWKMFFDGASNALGHGIGAVLVSLEEDHYPVIAKLNFYCTNNVAEYEACVMGLQAAIERKIHVLEVYGDSALVIYQLRGEWETRDSKLIWYHKYVSKLIENFDKICFTHLPQEENQIVDALATLAAMFNVGTDVKI, from the coding sequence ATACCACTTGGCTCATTGCGAAGTTAGATCCTATTAAATACATCTTCGAGAAACCATCCTTATCAAGTAGAGTGACAAGATGGCAAGTGTTGTCTGAATATGATATTGTATATGTGTCCCAAAAAGCTATCAAAGGAAGTGCAATCGCTGATTTTCTAGCGAAAATGGTGGAGGAGGATTATGAACCAATGGAGTTTGAGTTCCCAGATGAGGACCTGATGTCGGTTTGTCAAACAAATGAGGAGGAAtcagaggaaaaagagaattgGAAGATGTTTTTCGATGGAGCTTCGAACGCCTTAGGGCATGGCATAGGAGCCGTGTTAGTGTCATTAGAAGAAGATCATTATCCCGTCATAGCCAAACTCAACTTCTATTGCACCAATAACGTGGCTGAATATGAAGCTTGTGTCATGGGTCTTCAAGCAGCAATCGAGAggaaaattcatgttttggAAGTGTATGGGGATTCTgctttggtcatttatcagtTACGAGGAGAATGGGAGACACGCGACTCGAAGTTAATCTGGTATCATAAGTATGTTTCAAAgctaattgaaaattttgataagattTGTTTCACCCATTTGCCCCAAGAGGAGAATCAAATTGTTGATGCATTAGCCACGTTGGCAGCAATGTTCAACGTTGGTACCGATGTGAAGATTTAA